The following are encoded together in the Chiroxiphia lanceolata isolate bChiLan1 chromosome 8, bChiLan1.pri, whole genome shotgun sequence genome:
- the HIF1AN gene encoding hypoxia-inducible factor 1-alpha inhibitor — MAAASSSSSSSSSSSSSSSSSSSPPSSSSSSSAAAAAGCREGPAVATGPGWSDSQFRRYSFETRPIPRLSHSDPRAEELIENEEPVVLTDTNLVYPALKWDLDYLQENIGNGDFSVYSASTHKFLYYDEKKMANFKNFKPKSSREEMKFAEFVDRLKEIQQKGSSERLYLQQTLNDTVGRKIVVDFLGFNWNWINKQQGKRGWGQLTSNLLLIGMEGNVTPAHYDEQQNFFAQIKGYKRCILFPPDQFECLYPYPVHHPCDRQSQVDFDNPDYEKFPNFRNVVGYETVVGPGDVLYIPMYWWHHIESLLNGGITITVNFWYKGAPTPKRIEYPLKAHQKVAIMRNIEKMLGEALGNPQEVGPLLNMMIKGRYD; from the exons ATGGCGGCGgcctcgtcctcctcctcctcctcctcctcctcttcttcttcctcttcttcctcttcttcccccccttcctcctcctcctcctcctcggcgGCGGCAGCTGCGGGCTGCCGGGAGGGCCCGGCGGTGGCGACAGGGCCTGGCTGGAGCGACTCCCAGTTCCGCCGCTACTCGTTCGAGACGCGGCCCATCCCGCGGTTGAGCCACAGCGACCCCCGCGCCGAGGAGCTCATCGAGAACGAG GAGCCTGTGGTGCTGACAGATACGAATCTGGTTTATCCTGCTCTGAAATGGGACCTGGACTACCTCCAGGAAAACATTGGCAATGGGGACTTCTCAGTGTATAGTGCCAGCACACATAAGTTTTTGTACTACGATGAGAAGAAGATGGCCAATTTTAAGAACTTCAAACCCAAGTCAAGCAGGGAAGAGATGAAGTTTGCTGAGTTTGTGGACAGACTCaaagaaatacaacaaaaaggGAGTTCTGAGAG GCTATATCTGCAGCAAACCTTGAATGACACAGTTGGAAGGAAGATTGTGGTGGATTTCCTTGGCTTCAACTGGAACTGGATTAACAAGCAGCAAGGGAAACGTGGCTGGGGCCAACTGACTTCTAACTTGCTTCTTATTGGCATGGAAG GGAATGTGACACCAGCTCATTATGATGAGCAACAGAACTTCTTTGCTCAGATTAAGGGTTACAAGAGGTGTATCCTGTTCCCTCCTGATCAGTTTGAATGCCTCTACCCTTATCCTGTGCACCATCCGTGCGACAGACAGAGCCAG gTGGACTTTGACAATCCTGACTATGAGAAGTTTCCAAACTTTCGGAACGTGGTTGGCTATGAGACGGTGGTGGGTCCGGGGGATGTGCTGTACATACCCATGTACTG GTGGCACCACATTGAGTCTCTCCTGAATGGGGGGATTACCATCACTGTGAACTTCTGGTACAAG GGCGCCCCAACCCCAAAGAGAATTGAGTATCCATTAAAGGCTCATCAGAAAGTGGCCATAATGAGGAACATTGAGAAGATGCTGGGAGAAGCCTTAGGAAATCCACAAGAG GTGGGTCCTTTGTTGAATATGATGATTAAGGGACGGTATGACTAA